A genomic stretch from Priestia filamentosa includes:
- a CDS encoding Bcr/CflA family multidrug efflux MFS transporter, protein MNTFSGKKRIQLAILLGSLGLLGPFTIDTYLPSFPTIVKDFHTTASLVQISLTACLLGLGAGQLFIGPLSDVKGRRKPLQLFLCLYLLASLTCSFSPNIYFLIVARFVQGFSAAGGLVVSRAVVRDLFSGKELTKFFTLIVLVGNLGPIVAPIAGGAILSFTKWNGVFIVLACIGAILIFMVSLKLPETLPPEKRVPSNLPQLMSNFGSLFKEREFMGYAFTQGFTTAGIFAYVSGVPFVYQNIYHVSPQQFSLLFGVNGLGLIIGSQLVGRLADRISERTFLKIGLGISMAAGAILLIALLLKAPLIAVAIPIFFFVSSISIIGTTSFALAIESQGHIAGSASALLGLLPFVLGSLSSPLVGIAGSYTGVPMGITIFGASLLAFLSYFILVRKRSVRMRRPNDAEQGSRL, encoded by the coding sequence TTGAATACATTTAGTGGAAAAAAAAGAATTCAACTTGCGATACTTTTGGGATCACTTGGACTCTTAGGTCCTTTTACAATTGATACATATTTACCTTCCTTCCCTACAATCGTAAAAGATTTTCATACTACGGCATCACTCGTACAAATTAGTTTGACAGCATGCTTATTAGGATTGGGAGCAGGACAATTATTTATTGGCCCATTGAGTGACGTGAAAGGCCGTCGTAAACCTTTACAATTGTTTCTTTGTTTATACTTATTAGCTTCTTTAACTTGCTCGTTTTCACCGAATATCTATTTCCTTATTGTGGCTCGTTTTGTCCAAGGATTTTCCGCAGCAGGCGGACTTGTGGTTTCAAGAGCTGTCGTCAGGGACCTTTTTAGTGGAAAGGAACTGACCAAATTTTTTACTTTAATTGTATTAGTCGGTAATCTCGGCCCAATCGTTGCACCGATTGCTGGAGGAGCCATTCTTTCGTTTACCAAGTGGAATGGAGTTTTTATTGTTTTAGCTTGTATTGGAGCTATATTAATCTTCATGGTTTCTCTAAAACTACCAGAAACGTTACCACCTGAAAAACGTGTACCTAGTAATCTGCCACAGCTCATGAGCAATTTTGGATCCTTATTCAAGGAACGGGAATTCATGGGATACGCATTCACACAAGGATTCACGACAGCTGGAATATTTGCTTATGTATCTGGTGTTCCATTTGTCTATCAAAATATTTATCATGTTTCTCCGCAACAGTTCAGTCTACTCTTTGGAGTTAATGGTTTAGGCTTGATTATTGGAAGTCAGTTGGTTGGACGCTTGGCCGATCGCATTTCGGAGCGGACATTTTTAAAGATAGGACTGGGAATTTCTATGGCAGCAGGAGCAATCCTACTCATCGCTCTTCTTTTAAAAGCTCCATTAATTGCCGTGGCGATCCCGATTTTCTTTTTTGTCTCATCAATCAGTATTATTGGTACTACGTCCTTTGCATTAGCCATTGAATCACAAGGACATATTGCAGGCAGCGCCTCCGCATTATTAGGCTTATTGCCATTTGTACTCGGATCGCTATCATCCCCTCTTGTTGGAATAGCGGGATCGTATACCGGTGTTCCAATGGGCATTACGATCTTTGGTGCTAGCTTGTTGGCATTTCTTTCCTATTTTATTTTAGTTCGAAAGCGTTCGGTTAGGATGCGGAGGCCCAATGATGCTGAACAAGGTTCTAGGCTATAA
- a CDS encoding IS6 family transposase, whose protein sequence is MEKQNLFMWKHYQPNIILLTVRWYLRYNLSFLDLVEMMKKRFIRKRVRSTLGLKSFRKATYILNGIEAMNTVKKDQPHHGEKFVQNEAEFIHKLF, encoded by the coding sequence GTGGAAAAGCAAAACTTATTTATGTGGAAACACTATCAACCTAATATCATTTTGTTAACTGTCAGATGGTACCTAAGGTACAATTTAAGTTTCCTTGACTTGGTAGAAATGATGAAGAAACGTTTTATCAGGAAGCGTGTTCGTTCCACGTTAGGATTGAAGTCGTTTCGAAAAGCCACCTATATTTTGAATGGTATCGAAGCCATGAATACGGTTAAAAAGGATCAACCTCATCACGGGGAAAAGTTTGTTCAAAATGAGGCTGAATTCATTCATAAATTATTTTGA
- the pbp4b gene encoding penicillin binding protein PBP4B: MKKWTSCALTSVLAISLLVPSASFAESNEKTSPQAHVEYPTLTKAKKPEEVGFSSEKLEKVDQLIEKEVAAGFPGAALIVIKDGKIVKNESYGYKQKFEGHTPLNKFLKMKKDTMFDIASNTKMYAANFALQKLVSEGKIDLNSRVQEYIPEFKDEPTDKIKGKDTIRLVDILHHSAGFPADPAYHNPEVAGDLYSQDRETTLKMLTKTPLEYKPGTKNIYSDVDYMLLGYIVEKVTEQKLDDYVENAIYKPLGLKHTMFNPLQKGFKPKDFAATELMGNTRDGVISFPNVRTYTLQGEVHDEKAFYSMEGVSGHAGLFSTTSDLAVLLQVMLNGGSYGNESFFEKETIEEFVAPSEMNSTYGLGWRLNGDDSMDWMFSKYASDSAYGHTGWTGTVTIIDPEQNLGIVLLTNKKHSPLVNPAVNSNQFFGDLFTTGSYGSVVTAVYEALESNK, encoded by the coding sequence ATGAAAAAATGGACAAGCTGTGCACTAACTTCCGTTTTGGCTATCTCATTACTTGTACCTTCTGCTTCTTTTGCGGAGTCAAATGAAAAAACATCTCCTCAAGCACACGTTGAATATCCTACTTTAACAAAAGCAAAAAAGCCGGAGGAAGTCGGGTTTTCGTCTGAAAAACTTGAAAAAGTGGATCAGTTGATTGAAAAAGAAGTGGCCGCCGGCTTTCCTGGAGCAGCACTGATTGTCATAAAAGACGGTAAAATCGTGAAGAATGAAAGCTACGGTTATAAACAAAAGTTTGAGGGACATACACCACTTAATAAGTTTTTGAAAATGAAAAAGGACACCATGTTTGATATCGCATCAAATACTAAGATGTATGCAGCAAATTTTGCCCTTCAGAAACTTGTCAGCGAAGGGAAAATTGATTTAAATTCACGGGTACAAGAATATATTCCTGAATTTAAAGATGAACCGACAGACAAGATCAAAGGAAAGGATACTATACGTTTGGTCGACATTCTGCATCACAGTGCTGGTTTTCCGGCCGATCCCGCATATCATAATCCTGAAGTAGCCGGCGATCTATATTCCCAAGATCGTGAAACGACATTGAAAATGCTGACTAAAACACCGCTGGAATATAAACCGGGCACCAAAAACATATATAGCGATGTAGATTATATGCTTTTAGGGTATATAGTTGAAAAGGTCACCGAACAAAAACTTGATGATTATGTTGAAAATGCTATTTACAAACCTTTAGGTCTTAAGCACACTATGTTCAATCCTCTTCAAAAGGGTTTTAAACCAAAAGATTTTGCTGCAACTGAATTAATGGGGAATACGCGTGATGGTGTCATCAGCTTCCCGAATGTTCGGACATATACATTACAAGGTGAAGTACATGATGAAAAAGCATTTTATTCAATGGAAGGTGTTTCTGGACATGCCGGCTTATTCTCTACAACTAGTGATCTCGCTGTTCTTCTGCAAGTCATGCTGAATGGCGGCAGTTACGGTAATGAATCATTCTTTGAAAAAGAAACGATAGAAGAATTCGTAGCACCTTCCGAGATGAACTCAACATACGGTCTCGGCTGGAGATTAAACGGCGATGACAGCATGGACTGGATGTTCAGCAAATATGCAAGCGACAGTGCATATGGTCATACAGGCTGGACGGGAACGGTGACAATTATTGACCCTGAGCAGAACTTAGGAATCGTCCTGCTCACTAATAAAAAGCATTCGCCGCTTGTGAATCCTGCTGTAAATTCCAATCAATTTTTCGGTGATCTTTTCACAACAGGAAGCTACGGGAGTGTGGTCACAGCTGTTTATGAAGCTTTAGAATCAAATAAATAA
- a CDS encoding AraC family transcriptional regulator, with protein sequence MSEDIYKQQHEISKLIEQYSGRDSVHATSIPSLFLIRESITIEPISRVNEPSFCLILQGEKDVWLGEELFRFCPGKYIVASVDLPVTGQVIKASTDSPYLAFKLEFTPGEILELLNDTTLQTAQKKNTKRAMFISEVTPSLLDAVVRLVGLLDNPKHIPVLAPLFKKEILYWILQGPNRDALEQMALKGSNAVRIRSIIEHIIHNYERSFRIEELAEIANMSVASLHRHFKLVTAMSPIQFQKQLRLQEARRLLLVDSSDVADVAFRVGYESQPQFSREYSRMFGLPPRDDINRIKENYV encoded by the coding sequence ATGTCTGAGGACATCTACAAACAGCAACATGAAATTTCCAAACTTATTGAGCAATACTCAGGTCGGGACAGTGTTCACGCTACCTCTATTCCATCTTTATTTCTCATCCGTGAATCCATTACTATTGAACCTATCTCGAGGGTTAATGAGCCTTCTTTTTGCCTCATCTTACAAGGAGAGAAGGATGTATGGTTGGGAGAGGAACTCTTTCGGTTTTGCCCTGGTAAATATATTGTGGCCTCTGTTGACCTACCAGTAACAGGTCAAGTTATCAAGGCTTCAACAGACTCTCCCTATTTGGCTTTTAAACTTGAGTTTACCCCCGGAGAAATTTTAGAGCTTTTAAACGACACTACTCTTCAAACAGCACAGAAGAAAAATACAAAAAGAGCTATGTTTATAAGCGAAGTAACACCATCTTTGTTGGACGCAGTAGTAAGGTTAGTAGGTCTGTTAGATAATCCAAAACATATCCCAGTACTTGCGCCTTTATTCAAGAAGGAAATACTGTATTGGATTTTACAGGGTCCGAATAGAGACGCTCTGGAACAAATGGCATTGAAAGGTAGCAATGCTGTCCGAATTAGAAGTATAATAGAGCACATTATCCATAACTATGAAAGATCTTTTCGAATAGAGGAGCTTGCGGAAATAGCAAACATGAGTGTCGCTTCCCTTCATCGGCATTTTAAATTGGTAACGGCCATGAGTCCTATTCAGTTTCAAAAACAATTGAGATTGCAGGAAGCTAGACGTTTGTTATTAGTTGACTCATCAGATGTAGCTGATGTTGCCTTCAGGGTGGGGTACGAAAGTCAACCGCAATTTAGTCGAGAGTATTCCCGCATGTTTGGTCTTCCACCTAGAGACGATATAAATCGAATAAAAGAGAATTACGTTTAA
- a CDS encoding STAS domain-containing protein yields MDEMTKKLHDFLLQHINEMSQEWLDSREVEENSIYTADASSETTEYLREQNQYFICTIAKVLTGKSLENLNDWAQKVATNRAQRGDPLYQSIKHFKKFRLIFLKQIESFFYLYPSSITYEDLFLWNKLVNEAFDRTIELFTVYYEQVSDAQSNAQKMLISKLSTPVISISDTVGVLPLIGQINDYKNSNFAEKVMLQAKELNLSCLIMDLSGVSFIDTMMTNELFQVIKMLDLLGIETTITGIRPEISLTAVQLGIDMSTLKTYGKLKDAVDKLLH; encoded by the coding sequence ATGGATGAAATGACGAAAAAACTACATGACTTTTTACTACAACATATCAATGAAATGTCTCAAGAATGGCTAGACTCGCGAGAAGTAGAAGAGAATTCTATTTATACAGCTGATGCTTCCTCAGAGACAACCGAATATCTTCGAGAACAGAATCAATATTTTATCTGTACAATTGCAAAAGTTCTTACCGGAAAATCACTAGAAAATCTTAATGATTGGGCACAGAAAGTTGCAACAAATAGGGCTCAGAGAGGTGATCCCCTTTATCAGAGTATCAAACATTTTAAAAAGTTTCGTTTAATTTTTTTAAAACAAATTGAATCCTTTTTCTACCTTTATCCGTCTAGCATTACATATGAAGATCTTTTTTTATGGAATAAGTTAGTGAATGAAGCATTTGACCGAACGATAGAACTATTTACGGTTTATTATGAACAAGTTTCAGATGCACAATCTAATGCTCAAAAAATGCTGATTTCTAAGCTTAGTACCCCTGTTATTAGTATTTCCGATACAGTAGGAGTGCTCCCACTCATTGGTCAGATTAATGATTATAAGAACAGTAACTTTGCGGAGAAAGTTATGTTGCAAGCAAAAGAGCTCAATCTGTCTTGCTTAATCATGGACTTATCAGGTGTATCTTTCATTGATACCATGATGACCAATGAATTGTTCCAAGTTATCAAGATGTTGGACTTACTTGGAATTGAGACAACCATTACAGGTATTCGCCCAGAAATTTCCTTAACAGCTGTTCAATTAGGGATAGATATGAGCACATTGAAAACTTATGGAAAGCTAAAAGATGCAGTAGATAAACTTTTACATTAG
- a CDS encoding sulfite oxidase has product MRNSDFQKLRPYLITKTLVPENQETPIHLVPDDIISDKLFYRRNHFPYPNFTSSFYFLPIEGQVHTSKVFSLQEIYSMPAKTIKVVLECSGNKRELFKPKVYGEQWEKGAISQGIWRGVSLKTLLQYTGLLDNVKEIVFEGYDNGQRPDSNKLYNFSRSLPIEKALDPNTIIAYEYNSHPISFKHGFPLRLIVPGWYAMASVKWIKKIIVIDKEFKGPFQDVDYVYYPNQENDNGKVPVTTINVNSTIQYPFNMQLLHSGVYEIKGIAWTGEGQITMVEISIDGGQTWNECKLTSSAEKHSWVRWNYKWNALKKGEYTIKSKATDSKGNIQPLEPIWNRKGYGYNAIDHIKVKIE; this is encoded by the coding sequence ATGAGAAATTCTGATTTCCAAAAATTAAGACCTTACCTAATTACAAAAACGTTAGTTCCTGAAAACCAAGAAACGCCTATTCATCTTGTTCCTGATGATATTATAAGTGATAAACTATTTTATAGAAGGAATCATTTTCCTTATCCAAACTTTACATCATCCTTTTATTTTCTCCCAATAGAGGGACAAGTGCATACTTCTAAAGTTTTTTCTTTACAGGAGATTTACTCCATGCCAGCAAAAACAATAAAAGTGGTCTTAGAATGTTCTGGTAATAAGCGAGAATTATTTAAACCAAAAGTGTATGGGGAGCAATGGGAAAAGGGAGCAATAAGTCAAGGCATTTGGAGAGGAGTATCTTTGAAAACTCTACTGCAGTACACAGGATTGCTTGATAATGTAAAAGAAATTGTTTTTGAGGGTTATGATAATGGTCAAAGACCTGATTCCAACAAATTATATAATTTCTCTAGAAGTTTACCGATAGAAAAAGCTCTTGATCCAAATACCATTATTGCTTATGAATATAACAGTCATCCCATATCTTTCAAACATGGATTTCCCCTAAGATTAATTGTCCCCGGATGGTATGCAATGGCTTCTGTAAAATGGATTAAAAAAATTATTGTAATTGATAAGGAATTTAAAGGTCCTTTTCAAGATGTTGATTACGTTTACTATCCAAACCAAGAAAACGACAATGGAAAAGTTCCCGTAACTACTATTAACGTTAACTCAACAATCCAATATCCATTTAATATGCAATTATTGCATTCGGGAGTTTATGAAATAAAGGGGATTGCCTGGACAGGTGAAGGACAAATTACAATGGTAGAAATCAGTATTGATGGAGGTCAAACTTGGAATGAATGTAAACTAACCTCTTCAGCTGAGAAACATTCATGGGTTCGTTGGAATTATAAATGGAATGCATTAAAAAAAGGCGAATACACGATAAAATCAAAAGCTACTGATTCTAAGGGAAATATTCAACCATTAGAACCAATTTGGAACAGAAAGGGCTATGGTTACAATGCTATAGACCATATTAAAGTTAAAATCGAATAA
- a CDS encoding pyridoxamine 5'-phosphate oxidase family protein, which produces MSNMMKQEEVETLRELIKDIDTAMLTTVTEEGLVSRPMKTQEVEFDGDLWFFTKKETNKYEEILHDQDVNVTYAGKSYVSVRGRAEIVDDLDKKKELWSKAYEKIMQTSYDNPNVVLIKVKAEAAEYWETGNFTKKIVFFYKRITGQSSKSTDVNETIELNK; this is translated from the coding sequence ATGTCTAACATGATGAAACAAGAAGAAGTAGAAACATTAAGAGAGTTAATTAAAGACATAGACACGGCCATGCTGACTACGGTAACTGAAGAAGGGCTTGTTTCTCGGCCTATGAAAACACAGGAAGTAGAGTTTGATGGGGACTTATGGTTTTTTACTAAAAAAGAGACTAATAAATATGAAGAAATTTTACATGATCAAGATGTTAATGTGACTTATGCAGGTAAATCCTATGTTTCTGTACGTGGAAGAGCAGAAATTGTTGATGATTTAGACAAGAAAAAGGAATTGTGGAGCAAAGCATATGAAAAAATTATGCAAACTTCTTATGATAATCCTAATGTTGTCTTGATAAAGGTAAAAGCTGAAGCAGCCGAATATTGGGAAACGGGTAATTTCACGAAGAAAATTGTCTTTTTCTATAAACGCATAACAGGGCAAAGTTCTAAATCGACAGATGTTAATGAAACGATTGAATTGAATAAATAA